The genomic DNA CTCGCTTTCTGGCTCAACCCGCCTGCCGGACTGCTGCTGATTGCCAGCTTTTATTTTGGCGGCGCTCAATCAGGCTGGACTGCCTATCCGCCCCTCAGTTTGATTACCGCAACGACGGCGCAATCCATGTGGGTGCTGGCGATCGTCCTGGTCGGGACTTCCTCGATTCTGGGATCGCTCAACTTTATTGTGACGATCGTGAATATGCGGGTTCCCAGCCAGCGGTGGGATCAGCTTCCCCTGTTCTGCTGGGCAATTCTGGCGACTTCGGTGCTGGCACTCCTGTCTACCCCGGTTCTGGCGGCAGGTCTGGTGTTGCTCCTGTTTGATCTCAACTTTGGCACGTCTTTCTTCAAGCCGGATGCGGGCGGTAATGTTGTTATTTATCAACACCTGTTCTGGTTTTATTCCCACCCGGCAGTGTATTTAATGATCCTGCCCATCTTCGGCATCATGTCCGAAGTCATCCCCGTTCATGCTCGCAAACCGATCTTTGGCTATAAAGCGATCGCCTATTCCAGTTTGGCAATCTGTATCGTTGGTTTGTTTGTGTGGGCGCACCATATGTTCACCAGCGGGACTCCGCCCTGGATGCGAATGTTCTTCACGATTTCAACGCTGATGGTGGCTGTGCCAACGGGGGTGAAGATCTTTAGCTGGGTGGCAACCCTGTGGGGCGGCAAGATTCGGCTGACGAGTGCCATGCTGTTTGCGATCGGTCTGCTGATGATGTTCGTATTTGGCGGCATCAGCGGTGTGACTCTGGGCACGGCTCCGGTGGATCTCCATGTGCATGACACCTACTATGTCGTCGGACATTTCCACTACGTGCTGTTTGGTGGTTCCGTCTTTGGCATCTACGCCGGAATCTATCACTGGTATCCCAAGATCACCGGACGGATGCTGAACGAAAAGCTGGGTGTGCTGCACTTTGTGTTGACCTTTATCGGCACCAATCTTACCTTCGCGCCCATGCACATTCTCGGACTTCAGGGAATGCCGCGTCGGGTAGCAATGTACGATCCCCAGTTTGCCTATCTGAACGAGCTTTGCACGATCGGCGCATACGTTCTCGCCGTTTCTGTGATTCCGTTTTACATCAACGCGATTTGGAGCTGGACGAAGGGCAAACCCGCTGGAGATAATCCCTGGAATGCGCTGACGCTGGAGTGGACAACCGCTTCGCCGCCTGCGATCGAAAACTGGGAAGTGCTGCCTGTGGTCACGCATGGACCCTACGATTACGGGATGCACGCTGACGATCACGCAGAGGATCATCCCATTGCAGCGGAGCCTGTTGCGGAGTAGGTAAGATCCTGCATTGTCCCTTAAATCCTGCATCGCCCCCTAAATCCCCCATAAATGGGGGACTTCCGATTCCATCCGTAAAGAGTACTATCTGAGAAAGATGGCTTGGTTCCCCCACTCGCTCTACAAGAGCGGCAATCAATAATTAGGGGGTTAGGGGGGCAAATCACAGGCAACTTTCTTCACTCGATCGAATTTTTCCCTTCCTTTGTTCTCTTCCCCCTTCACAAGATCTATGCAAGGTTCAACGATCGATCCCTCCGGAGTCCCATTTGAATCTTCGGTTTCAGCGATCGCCTCAGAAACAAGCGTTTCGCACCACGAAGGACATCATCCCGACCTGCGCGTTTGGGGACTGCTGACGTTCCTCGTCTCGGAATCGCTGATGTTTGGTGCCTTTTTTGCCACCTATTTAATTCTGCGCGGCGGCGCGGCACAGTGGCCCCCCGAAGGTACCGAGGTCGAACTGCTCGTACCCACGATTAACACCATCATTCTGGTATCCAGCAGTTTCGTCATTCACTTTGGCGACAGTGCTATCAAGAAGAACGACGTTGCCGGACTGCGCCGCTGGTACATTGCCACCACTATTATGGGAGCCGTCTTCCTTGCCGGACAGGTCTACGAGTACATGACCCTCGGCTACGGACTCACCACGAATATTTTCGCCAACTGCTTCTATCTCATGACCGGATTCCACGGTCTGCACGTCTTTATCGGCTTACTGCTGATTCTAGGTGTGCTGTGGCGATCGCGCCGGGAAGGACACTATTCCGACCAAAAGCACACGGGCGTTGAGATGGCAGAAATCTACTGGCACTTTGTAGACATCATCTGGATCGTTTTGTTCTCGCTGATCTACATCCTGACGCTTTTTTAAGTGGCTGGGCGCAATTAAACAACGGATGGATTTGGGGGTGTGGGGGCTGTGCCCCCCCCCACACTGGGGCGAAGCCCCAGACCCCCTTTATCTCCTAAATAATTACAACCACCTACTCAAGTCTAGAATTTCGATCTTCATCACAGATTCATTTCCATCGCAATTCATCTCCATCACAATAAAGGGTACGGCGATCTTCTAAAGCAGAAATCTCGATAGCGTGCCCTTTTTTTATGGCGGTGAGTTTCTAAATTTCGACACAAAAAAGGGGCATAAGCCCCTCTTCGTGGATGGAAGCGTCTATTGGTTTCTGTAACCAAAGCAGGTTGGGAAGCAATAATCTATCCGATTATTCGCGGTAGCCCGTGCGGGTGGTTACATCAGGCTCGCGGTAGTGAACTGCCTGGTCATCGCGCTTCTTACCAGCCAGACCAGCCAGACCAATCAGACCGAGCAGACCCAGCCAGCCCCAATCAAAACCATCGTTGGATTCTACGTCAGCAGCGGGGGTCGTATCAGCAGTCGTATTAGGAACGGCGGTTGTGTCGGTCGTGGTCGTCGTATCGGTGGTTCCAGTGGTCGTCGTCGCAGAAGCGATCGTTGCAGGCAGAACGCTGAGGCTCAGAGCCAGGGCGCTAGCACCAATCATTTTGGAAAGTTTCATAGATAGTCTCCTCTTGCAAATTTTGAGTTGTTTTCTCGAAGGATTTCACCTTGGGGTCGTCTTAAAAGACGGTTTCACTTTGACGAGTTACGTTGGCAAGCCGTTACACCCTTAAACAGTACCGAGACAAACCACTTCTCCAAATCAACCCTCGGCTAGAACCTCGCTGCTGAACTTTCTCTTACCGGAGGGATAGCTAAACCGGGGATCAGTCAATATTTAGAATTAGAAAACTCCCATAGAAAAATGAGAGCCGTGCCCCCGTTTTACTCAGATTTGCTGAGACTCGCTCATAGCGCGGAATCGATCGCCTTTGTGGAGAATGGGGTTTTCGGAGGTTTCCCCGTTTGTTTATCCTGGTATTTGGATTAAATGACTTGATCTAACCCGATTCACTCTGATTGATCTGCGACTCCTATGGCTGGACATAGTAAATGGGCAAACATTAAACGCCAAAAAGCGCGAGTTGATGCTGTAAAAGGCAAAACCTTTGCCAAAGTTTCGCGAGCCATTATTATTGCGGCTCGGACTGGAGGCGGCGATCCAGAGGGAAATTTCCAGCTTCGCACGGCGATCGAGAAAGCCAAAGCCGCAGGCATCCCCAACGACAATATCGATCGTGCCATCGCCAAAGGAACCGGAAAGCTGGGGGGCGATGCTGATACGATTGAGGCAATTCGCTATGAGGGCTATGGTCCTGGCGGAGTAGCCATCCTGATCGAAGCCTTGACCGATAACCGCAACCGTACCGCAGCTGACCTGAGAGCCGCCTTTAGCAAGCGGGGAGGCAACCTGGGGGAAACGGGCTGTGTGGGCTGGATGTTCGAGCAAAAGGGCGTGGTAACGCTCAAACCCACTCCTGTCCTGCAAGGCAGAAGAGAAATCTACAAACTGCTGGAAGACGAACTGCTGGAAGCCTCTCTGGAAGGCGAAGCGGAATCCTACGAACTCATTGAGCTAGAAGACGATATTCCCGGTGCGGAAGTCTTCACTGACCCCGCCAATCTCGAAAATCTGGCACAGGTACTCAAGGACAAGGGCTATGTCGTCATCCAGTCCGAACTGCGCTGGTTTCCCAACAACAGCGTCGAGATCACCGACCCGGATCAGGCGGTACAAATGCTACGCCTCATGGATGCCCTGGAAGACCTGGACGACGTGCAGAGCGTCACTGCCAACTTTGACATGGCGGATGATCTGATGGCAGTCAGCATGGTCTAGCTCTGCATTTCCTTACCTTGCATCCCTCAAGCGATCGCGGCAGAATAAAAATATAACTACTCATCGCTCGGATTAATTACTAAAGCTAATCGATCCAGGCTCCGCCCGCTCAATATTCCTATCCCTGCCGCACTCGTCGTCCATGATCTCGGTCTCCCCTGCTCCCTGCTCCCCCACTCCCCTGCCTCCCCACCCCCTGCCCAATACGACCTCACAATCGTCGGTGGCGGCATCATCGGTCTTACCCTGGCTTGTGCGCTTAAA from Leptolyngbya ohadii IS1 includes the following:
- the ctaD gene encoding cytochrome c oxidase subunit I, encoding MTQTHRPVEGNSAEGNIVIAHHVHQKAWKWYDYFTFNVDHKVIGIQYLVLAFVFYLVGGAMAVAIRSELATPNTDLLDPALYNAFMTNHGTIMIFLWIVPAAIGGFGNFLIPLMIGARDLAFPKLNALAFWLNPPAGLLLIASFYFGGAQSGWTAYPPLSLITATTAQSMWVLAIVLVGTSSILGSLNFIVTIVNMRVPSQRWDQLPLFCWAILATSVLALLSTPVLAAGLVLLLFDLNFGTSFFKPDAGGNVVIYQHLFWFYSHPAVYLMILPIFGIMSEVIPVHARKPIFGYKAIAYSSLAICIVGLFVWAHHMFTSGTPPWMRMFFTISTLMVAVPTGVKIFSWVATLWGGKIRLTSAMLFAIGLLMMFVFGGISGVTLGTAPVDLHVHDTYYVVGHFHYVLFGGSVFGIYAGIYHWYPKITGRMLNEKLGVLHFVLTFIGTNLTFAPMHILGLQGMPRRVAMYDPQFAYLNELCTIGAYVLAVSVIPFYINAIWSWTKGKPAGDNPWNALTLEWTTASPPAIENWEVLPVVTHGPYDYGMHADDHAEDHPIAAEPVAE
- a CDS encoding cytochrome c oxidase subunit 3, translating into MQGSTIDPSGVPFESSVSAIASETSVSHHEGHHPDLRVWGLLTFLVSESLMFGAFFATYLILRGGAAQWPPEGTEVELLVPTINTIILVSSSFVIHFGDSAIKKNDVAGLRRWYIATTIMGAVFLAGQVYEYMTLGYGLTTNIFANCFYLMTGFHGLHVFIGLLLILGVLWRSRREGHYSDQKHTGVEMAEIYWHFVDIIWIVLFSLIYILTLF
- a CDS encoding WGxxGxxG family protein, with product MKLSKMIGASALALSLSVLPATIASATTTTGTTDTTTTTDTTAVPNTTADTTPAADVESNDGFDWGWLGLLGLIGLAGLAGKKRDDQAVHYREPDVTTRTGYRE
- a CDS encoding YebC/PmpR family DNA-binding transcriptional regulator — translated: MAGHSKWANIKRQKARVDAVKGKTFAKVSRAIIIAARTGGGDPEGNFQLRTAIEKAKAAGIPNDNIDRAIAKGTGKLGGDADTIEAIRYEGYGPGGVAILIEALTDNRNRTAADLRAAFSKRGGNLGETGCVGWMFEQKGVVTLKPTPVLQGRREIYKLLEDELLEASLEGEAESYELIELEDDIPGAEVFTDPANLENLAQVLKDKGYVVIQSELRWFPNNSVEITDPDQAVQMLRLMDALEDLDDVQSVTANFDMADDLMAVSMV